The Pontibacter pudoricolor genome contains a region encoding:
- a CDS encoding ABC transporter permease, producing MRTLMLDIAALWKSRWSFKIALLYLLALLILVLVLPFLPLPYAPNQLDLENVFLKPFESSLHILGTDQLGRDVLVNTLYGARNGLLIAMPVMLISSFVGTTIGALAGYVGNNEIKLERAALFTGICCVLLLSYYFLYVPLQVVTYDLPATIVYISLAAGISICLFLWFVIRPLVARLSFLRVKAKIPFDSITLRTIELLTSLPKLLILISVSAFAPPSVMLLSIILICTYWTATARLSRAEMLRIKQLPYMEAALSTGMSHKRIIFREAIPNLISPVVVVFIFGVGGLLAIESTLSFLGIGLPATFPSWGRTIAGIRSNLSAWWLVAFPGGFLALTVLALQICSYNLVRITQERGR from the coding sequence ATGAGAACCTTGATGTTAGACATAGCTGCGCTCTGGAAAAGCAGGTGGAGTTTTAAAATAGCGCTGCTCTATTTGCTTGCACTTCTGATTCTGGTACTTGTTCTGCCTTTCCTGCCCCTCCCCTATGCTCCAAACCAACTGGACCTGGAAAATGTATTTCTAAAACCATTTGAAAGCAGTTTACACATATTGGGTACAGACCAGCTGGGGAGAGATGTACTGGTAAACACCTTATATGGTGCCCGAAATGGCTTACTGATAGCGATGCCTGTCATGCTTATTTCTTCGTTTGTAGGTACCACTATAGGTGCACTGGCAGGATATGTTGGAAACAATGAGATTAAGCTGGAGCGGGCTGCCTTGTTTACAGGAATCTGCTGTGTTTTACTGCTGTCATATTACTTTCTGTACGTGCCCTTGCAAGTGGTAACATATGATCTGCCCGCAACTATAGTTTACATCTCCTTGGCCGCCGGTATCAGCATCTGTTTATTTTTGTGGTTTGTTATACGGCCGCTCGTAGCCAGGCTTTCCTTTCTGAGGGTGAAGGCGAAAATTCCTTTTGATAGCATTACATTACGCACCATAGAGTTACTTACCAGTTTGCCGAAATTACTTATCCTGATAAGTGTTTCTGCTTTTGCACCACCATCGGTTATGTTACTTTCTATCATTCTGATCTGCACTTACTGGACCGCAACCGCTCGTCTTTCCCGCGCTGAGATGCTCCGAATAAAACAACTGCCTTACATGGAGGCTGCTTTAAGTACCGGCATGTCGCATAAACGTATTATTTTCAGGGAAGCCATTCCGAACCTGATCAGCCCGGTTGTAGTAGTCTTTATTTTTGGTGTAGGTGGACTTCTGGCTATTGAATCAACACTTTCATTTCTGGGGATTGGACTTCCGGCAACGTTCCCGAGCTGGGGGCGCACCATTGCGGGTATCCGCTCAAACTTATCAGCATGGTGGTTGGTAGCTTTTCCGGGGGGATTCCTGGCGCTCACAGTGCTAGCCCTGCAAATCTGCAGCTATAATTTAGTGCGTATAACACAGGAAAGAGGTAGGTGA
- a CDS encoding ABC transporter permease yields the protein MLRHLFRRLLYAIPVLWVMVSAIFLLSRILPGAFGEQLFTDDSGFYSKGSQQQKTIAYEQLLKRTKQQLPLFYVGFTTIDAAETHTGYSYLVPDLTWNGTENLYHIWAAEVLTGSLGESFASTRPVTEVIAEAAGNTIWIMLFSMAITIVLALMAGITMVLWQESKWPSLLLSFLIVLDSLPLFVLSLLLLLLLASPDALQLFPVFGLGYSSVGNNGVLTSLLFKLPYLALPIFCLVLTNLPYLTNQFYSSLAGTMQAGYIKTARAKGLRNYSIITRHALRNALLPIITILSDMLPALVAGTGIIEIIFAIPGIGRLLVNSVLARDFPVIVGIVVVIAVFKMISHALADVLYALADPRIKNSAK from the coding sequence ATGCTACGCCACTTATTCCGCCGTTTGCTTTATGCCATACCTGTTTTATGGGTAATGGTTTCTGCTATCTTTTTGCTGAGCAGGATATTGCCAGGCGCATTTGGTGAGCAGTTGTTTACAGATGACTCAGGATTTTACAGCAAAGGATCGCAGCAACAGAAGACCATTGCCTACGAGCAGCTCCTGAAACGCACAAAGCAGCAATTACCACTCTTTTATGTAGGCTTTACAACTATAGACGCAGCAGAGACTCACACAGGCTATAGTTACTTAGTGCCTGACCTAACCTGGAATGGCACAGAGAACCTGTATCACATCTGGGCAGCAGAAGTTTTAACCGGCAGCCTGGGCGAGTCTTTTGCCAGCACCAGACCAGTAACCGAAGTAATTGCTGAAGCTGCAGGCAATACCATCTGGATAATGCTTTTTAGCATGGCTATAACAATAGTTCTGGCTTTAATGGCAGGTATTACAATGGTACTCTGGCAGGAATCCAAATGGCCATCGCTACTGCTCTCATTCCTTATCGTGCTGGATAGCCTCCCGCTGTTTGTGCTGAGCCTGCTGCTGTTGCTGCTGTTGGCTAGCCCCGATGCCCTACAGCTTTTCCCGGTTTTCGGACTTGGCTATAGTTCAGTTGGTAACAACGGGGTCTTAACATCTCTTCTTTTTAAGCTTCCTTACCTGGCTCTACCTATATTCTGCCTGGTGCTGACCAATCTGCCCTACCTTACTAACCAGTTTTATAGTTCGCTGGCAGGCACAATGCAAGCCGGTTACATTAAAACTGCCCGCGCAAAGGGCCTTCGAAACTATAGTATAATTACCCGCCACGCCCTTCGGAATGCGCTCTTACCAATTATTACGATCTTATCAGATATGTTGCCAGCACTTGTGGCAGGCACAGGTATTATAGAGATTATTTTTGCTATACCCGGTATCGGTCGTTTGCTGGTAAACAGTGTTCTTGCCCGGGATTTCCCTGTTATTGTAGGCATAGTAGTCGTAATTGCGGTTTTTAAAATGATTTCTCATGCACTGGCCGATGTTTTATATGCACTGGCAGACCCAAGAATAAAAAACTCGGCTAAATGA